In one window of Hevea brasiliensis isolate MT/VB/25A 57/8 chromosome 10, ASM3005281v1, whole genome shotgun sequence DNA:
- the LOC131169303 gene encoding kinesin-like protein KIN-14R, with product MDDTQFNNPYQDPETLFPNSSVSEVFEWGNDVKFDEESKDSVIDGDWDSLVDSMLCDSNSRLIPSGFARSNCTDEIVMFVNAGCEASIEADCTVKFLGDTNFEGGNVLRTNELINEAVDYPFIYQSARLGNFCYRFDNLPSGGYLVDLHFAEIINTNGPKGMRVFNVFMQEEKVLTEFDIFSVVGANKPLQLVESMVSVKDDGMLVIRFEGVMGSPVVSGICVRKAPKVSVPCTSQEHLKCNNCAAEIEVSSDQKKLMRTKATDKYEKKIQELITECQRKTNECHEAWMSLTTANEQLEKTRMELDNKTFETRSLVQTMGKQSENLRNITSMYERDKKYWAAAVKNLQEKIKMMKEEHCQLSREAHECAGSIPQLNNMVTGVKALVAQCEDLKAKYSEEQAKRKELYNQIQEAKGNIRVFCRCRPLSKEEISAGYKMVVDFEAAKDGDLGILTGVSTRKTFKFDRVYTPNDNQVDVFADASPLVISVLDGYNVCIFAYGQTGTGKTFTMEGTEQNRGVNYRTLEQLFKISKERSETFTYSLSVSVLEVYNEQIRDLLATSPTSKKLEIKQSSEGSHHVPGIVEAKVDNLKEVWNVLQAGSNARSVGSNNVNEHSSRSHCMLCVMVKAKNLMNGECTKSKLWLVDLAGSERLAKTDVQGERLKEAQNINRSLSALGDVIYALATKSSHIPYRNSKLTHLLQDSLGGDSKTLMFVQISPSEQDLSETLSSLNFATRVRGIELGPAKKQIDTSELQKMKAMLDKVRQESKSKDELLRKTEESLQNLESKARGKDYIYKNQLERIKELEGQLELKSNLYSQSEKQVSQLSDKLKGREEICNALHQKVKELENEVRERQQSDSAAFQQKVKELENKLKEQARESEFHSLTLQNKVKELERTLMDHEHNSETVLLQQKIKELEDKLREQEKQLQCMQNQDFPGIIRATPNAGKTCMRDDEFLRSSSSYVLRSSNSINCPSSHGFALPKGNDTLVHESRKKRQYRSGEIENNPPKIARVMRTAKPVTVAAPGPLTHKRIKRDQGQGIKERDAKKKIWSR from the exons CGTACCAAGACCCAGAAACCCTATTCCCAAATTCCTCTGTTTCTGAGGTTTTTGAGTGGGGGAATGATGTCAAATTCGACGAAGAAAGTAAAGATTCCGTCATTGATGGAGATTGGGATTCCTTGGTTGATTCCATGCTTTGTGACTCAAATTCAAGACTAATCCCATCTGGGTTTGCTAGGTCGAATTGCACAG ATGAAATTGTGATGTTTGTAAATGCTGGATGTGAAGCTTCAATTGAAGCAGATTGCACTGTCAAATTTCTGGGTGACACCAATTTTGAAGGAGGAAATGTTTTACGAACCAATGAGCTTATAAATGAGGCCGTAGATTACCCATTCATCTATCAGTCTGCAAGATTGGGTAACTTTTGTTATCGGTTCGATAATCTTCCTTCCGGAGGCTATCTTGTTGATCTTCATTTCGCAGAGATTATAAATACAAATGGGCCTAAGGGAATGAGAGTATTCAATGTATTCATGCAGGAAGAGAAG GTCTTAACAGAATTTGATATCTTTTCTGTTGTTGGAGCCAATAAGCCATTGCAATTAGTTGAATCAATGGTCTCAGTGAAGGATGATGGAATGCTTGTTATAAGATTTGAAGGGGTTATGGGAAGCCCAGTTGTTAGTGGAATTTGCGTAAGGAAAGCACCTAAGGTGTCAG TTCCTTGCACGTCACAAGAACATCTCAAATGCAACAATTGTGCTGCTGAGATTGAAGTTTCATCAGATCAG AAGAAACTCATGCGGACAAAAGCTACAGACAAATATGAAAAGAAGATACAAGAACTCATTACTGAGTGCCAGCGCAAGACAAATGAATGTCATGAGGCTTGGATGTCGTTGACTACGGCAAATGAACAGCTGGAGAAGACTAGAATGGAACTTGATAATAAGACCTTTGAGACCCGCTCTTTAG TTCAAACTATGGGGAAACAATCTGAAAATCTGAGGAATATTACCAGCATGTATGAACGTGATAAAAAATACTGGGCAGCAGCAGTCAAGAATTTACAAGAAAAAATTAAA ATGATGAAGGAAGAGCATTGTCAGCTTTCTCGTGAGGCACATGAATGTGCTGGTTCTATACCTCAGTTGAATAACATGGTCACAGGAGTTAAGGCATTGG ttGCACAATGTGAAGATCTCAAGGCAAAGTATAGTGAAGAGCAAGCAAAGAGAAAGGAGCTGTATAACCAAATTCAGGAGGCTAAAG GAAATATCAGGGTTTTCTGCCGGTGTCGCCCATTAAGTAAGGAGGAGATATCAGCTGGATATAAAATGGTTGTTGACTTTGAAGCAGCAAAGGATGGAGATCTTGGGATTCTAACTGGTGTCTCCACTAGAAAGACTTTTAAATTTGACAGGGTTTACACACCAAACGATAACCAAG TTGATGTATTTGCGGATGCCTCGCCACTGGTCATCTCAGTGCTAGATGGGTACAATGTTTGTATATTTGCATATGGTCAAACGGGAACAGGAAAGACGTTTACAATGGAGGGCACTGAGCAAAACAGGGGAGTCAATTATCGAACTCTTgagcaattatttaaaatttccaaGGAAAGGAGTGAAACTTTCACGTACAGTTTATCTGTTAGTGTGCTTGAAGTCTATAATGAGCAAATCAGGGACTTGTTGGCTACATCTCCAACATCAAAGAA GTTGGAGATCAAACAATCTTCTGAAGGGTCCCATCATGTTCCCGGCATTGTAGAAGCTAAAGTTGATAACTTGAAGGAAGTGTGGAATGTACTGCAGGCTGGAAGCAATGCTCGATCTGTTGGATCCAATAATGTCAATGAACACAGCAGTCGGTCTCACTG TATGCTATGTGTAATGGTAAAAGCAAAGAACTTGATGAATGGTGAATGCACCAAGAGCAAGCTTTGGCTTGTAGATCTGGCAGGCAGTGAGAGGCTGGCAAAAACTGATGTGCAAGGGGAACGGCTTAAGGAAGCTCAAAATATTAACAGATCCCTTTCCGCTCTTGGAGATGTTATATATGCTTTAGCAACTAAAAGTAGTCATATTCCATACAG GAACTCTAAGTTGACACATCTACTTCAAGATTCCTTAG GGGGTGACTCCAAAACTTTGATGTTTGTGCAAATTAGCCCCTCAGAGCAGGACTTGAGTGAGACTCTGAGTTCGTTAAATTTTGCAACTAGGGTTCGAGGGATTGAGTTGGGCCCTGCAAAGAAGCAAATTGATACAAGTGAGCTTCAGAAGATGAAAGCAATG CTTGATAAAGTAAGGCAGGAATCCAAATCCAAAGATGAACTGTTAAGGAAGACAGAAGAGAGCTTACAAAACCTGGAGAGCAAGGCAAGGGGCAAAGACTATATTTACAAAAACCAGCTAGAGAGGATCAAAGAACTTGAAGGCCAACTTGAACTGAAGTCTAACTTGTATAGCCAGTCAGAGAAGCAAGTCTCACAACTTTCAGATAAATTGAAGGGGAGGGAAGAGATTTGCAATGCTCTCCACCAAAAG GTCAAGGAACTAGAGAACGAGGTTAGAGAGCGACAGCAGTCAGATTCTGCTGCTTTTCAGCAGAAG GTTAAGGAACTTGAGAACAAGCTGAAAGAGCAAGCACGAGAGTCTGAATTTCATTCCCTCACACTTCAAAATAAG GTTAAGGAGCTAGAGAGAACATTGATGGATCATGAACATAACTCGGAGACCGTGTTACTTCAGCAAAAG ATTAAGGAGCTAGAAGACAAGCTGAGAGAACAAGAAAAGCAATTACAGTGTATGCAAAATCAAGATTTTCCTGGTATAATAAGGGCCACACCTAATGCAGGAAAAACCTGCATGAGAGATGATGAATTCCTGAGGAGTTCATCAAGTTATGTCCTGAGGAGTTCAAACTCAATTAACTGTCCATCAAGTCATGGCTTTGCACTGCCAAAAGGAAATGATACTCTCGTCCATGAGTCAAGGAAGAAAAGACAATACAGAAGTGGAGAAATAGAGAACAATCCGCCAAAAATTGCTAGGGTTATGAGAACAGCAAAGCCAGTGACAGTTGCTGCTCCAGGGCCATTGACTCACAAGAGAATTAAAAGAGATCAGGGACAAGGAATTAAGGAGAGGGATGCTAAGAAAAAGATTTGGTCTAGATAG